The sequence TATCGCAGCTTAGAGCAAAGTAAGCCTCTCAAAAAAGTAGTGGCCTATGACTTTGGTGTGAAATTCAATATTTTGCGCATGCTAGCTGAACGTGGTTGCGACCTCACTGTAGTTCCTGCACAAACCAGTGCTGCAGAAGTACTGGCAATGAATCCCGATGGCGTGTTCTTCTCTAATGGCCCTGGCGATCCCGGACCATGTGACTATGCCATTGCTGCCGCTAAAGAAATCATTGAGAAGGGCGTGCCAACCTTTGGTATTTGCTTAGGACATCAAATTATGGGATTGGCCGCTGGCGCTAAGACATTGAAGATGAAGTTTGGTCACCATGGCGCTAACCATCCCGTTAAAGATTTAGATAGTGGGCGCGTTGCAATCACTTCGCAGAATCATGGCTTTGCGGTAGATCCCAATACCTTGCCCGATACCGTGCGCGTTACACACATTTCATTATTTGATGGTTCATTACAGGGCCTGGCTTGGAAAGATAAACCCGCTTTGTGCTTCCAAGGCCACCCAGAAGCCTCGCCTGGACCACATGACATTGCGTATTTGTTTGATCGATTTGTAGAGCTCATGAATGCCAGCAACAAAGGAGGCAAATAATGCCTAAGCGTAGCGACATTAAGAGCATTCTGATTATTGGTGCTGGCCCGATTGTGATTGGTCAAGCTTGTGAGTTTGACTATTCCGGAGCGCAGGCTTGTAAGGCATTGCGTGATGAGGGCTACAAAGTGATCTTGGTCAACAGCAATCCTGCGACCATCATGACCGATCCTGAGATGGCTGATGTAACTTACATCGAGCCGATTACCTGGGAAGTAGTAGAGCGCATCATCGCCACAGAAAAGCCGGATGCCATTCTTCCAACGATGGGTGGTCAAACGGCATTGAACTGTGCGCTAGATCTCCATCGCCACGGTGTGCTAGAAAAGTATGGCTGTGAATTGATTGGCGCTTCACCTGAGGCCATTGATAAGGCAGAAGATCGTCAAAAGTTCAAAGAAGCGATGACCAAAATTGGTCTGGGCTCTGCTAAGTCTGGCATTGCCCATTCTTTAGATGAGGCGCATACCGTTCAGCAGCGTATTCAGCAAGAAACGGGCAACTCTGGATTCCCAGTGGTGATCCGTCCTTCATTCACGATGGGTGGATCGGGCGGAGGCATTGCATACAACCGTGAAGAATTTGAAGAAATCTGCAAACGCGGTTTAGATCTTTCTCCAACGCATGAGCTCTTAATTGAAGAGTCGCTCTTGGGCTGGAAAGAATTTGAGATGGAAGTGGTGCGAGATCGTGCTGATAACTGCATCATTGTTTGCTCGATTGAAAACTTAGATCCGATGGGCGTTCATACCGGTGACTCGATTACGGTCGCACCTGCTCAAACCTTGACCGATAAAGAATATCAAATCATGCGTAATGCATCGATTGCGGTCTTGCGCGAGATCGGCGTAGATACTGGCGGTTCAAACGTGCAGTTCTCGATTAACCCAGCTGATGGGCGCATGATTGTGATTGAGATGAACCCACGGGTATCTCGCTCATCTGCATTGGCTTCTAAAGCGACTGGTTTCCCAATCGCGAAGATTGCTGCCAAGTTGGCAGTCGGATACACCTTAGATGAACTCAAGAATGACATCACAGGTGGTGCAACACCTGCATCCTTCGAGCCGTCAATCGACTATGTCGTGACCAAGATTCCTCGCTTTGCTTTTGAGAAGTTCCCGCAAGCAGATTCACGTTTAACTACTCAGATGAAATCCGTTGGTGAAGTGATGGCGATTGGCCGTACCTTCCAAGAGTCTTTCCAAAAAGCCCTGCGCGGTTTAGAGGTTGGCGTAGACGGCTTAGATGAAGTGTCTACCGATTTAGACGATATCATTCAAGAAATTGGTGAGCCTGGCCCTGATCGTATTTGGTATTTGGCTGATGCCTTCCGGATGGGAATGGGTTTAGATGAGATCTACGCTGAAACTAAAGTCGATCCTTGGTTCTTAGAGCAAATTGAAGAGCTCATTACGACGGAGTCTGAGCTAAAGCAACGCAAGATCGATAGCCTGTCCGCAGCTGAACTGCGTTTTGTAAAGCAGAAGGGATTCTCGGATCGCAGACTCGCTAAATTACTCGGCGTTGATGCATCATCTGTTCGCTCTGCACGCCATCGCCTCAAAGTGACTCCCGTCTACAAGCGGGTGGATACCTGTGCGGCAGAATTCGCCACTAATACTGCCTATATGTATTCCACCTATGAAGCGGAGCATGGTGAATGCGAGTCAAATCCCACTAATCGGGACAAGATCATGGTGCTCGGTGGTGGACCCAACCGCATCGGTCAGGGTATTGAGTTTGATTACTGCTGCGTGCATGCTGCATTAGCAATGCGTGACGATGGCTATGAAACCATCATGGTGAACTGTAATCCAGAAACTGTTTCTACTGACTATGACACTTCTGATCGTCTCTACTTTGAGCCATTGACGCTTGAGGATGTTTTAGAGATTGTCGCTAAAGAGAAGCCTAAGGGCGTTATCGTTCAGTATGGTGGTCAAACCCCCTTGAAGCTGGCATTAGATCTTGAGAAGAACGGTGTACCGATCATTGGTACCTCACCAGACATGATTGATGCTGCAGAAGACCGTGAGCGTTTCCAGAAACTTCTGCAAGATTTGGGCTTACGTCAACCACCTAACCGCACCGCACGCGCTGAAGATGAGGCACTCAAGCTCGCTGAAGAAATTGGTTACCCATTGGTAGTGCGTCCTTCCTATGTCTTGGGTGGCCGCGCCATGGAAATCGTTCACGATGGAAGAGACCTCGAGCGCTATATGCGTGAGGCAGTCAAAGTATCGAATGACTCTCCCGTGCTGTTGGATCGCTTCTTAAATGATGCGATTGAGTGTGATGTAGATTGCATTAGCGATGGTAAGCAGGTATTTATTGGTGGAGTGATGGAGCACATTGAGCAGGCTGGTGTTCACTCAGGCGACTCTGCATGCTCTTTGCCACCATATTCTTTATCGGATGAGACTGTGGCGGAGATCAAGCGTCAAACTGCGGCGATGGCCAAGGGCTTGAATGTTATCGGTTTGATGAACGTTCAGTTCGCGATTCAGAACGTGGATGGCCGGGATGTAATTTATGTACTTGAGGTCAATCCGCGTGCTTCACGTACTGTGCCCTTTGTTTCTAAAGCGACTGGTTTGCAGTTAGCTAAGATTGCAGCACGCTGTATGGTCGGTCAAAGCTTAGAGCAGCAGGGTATTTTGGCTGAGGTTAAGCCACCGTATTTTTCAGTTAAAGAAGCCGTCTTCCCATTTAATAAATTCCCTGGCATTGACCCAATCTTGGGACCTGAGATGCGCTCTACAGGCGAAGTGATGGGCGTTGGTAAAACCTTTGGCGAGGCACTCTTCAAATCTCAATTAGGTGCTGGCACTAAATTGCCCAAGACGGGTACGGTTGCTTTGACAGTGAAAGATAGTGATAAAGCAAAAGCAGTAGAGGTAGCGAAGCTATTACATCAACTGGGCTTCCCAATGGTTGCCACCAAAGGGACTGCAGCAGCAATTGAGGCAGCTGGTTTACCTGTGCGGGTTGTAAATAAAGTCAAAGATGGTCGTCCTCATATCGTTGACTTGATTAAAAATGGAGAAATCTCTCTGGTATTTACCACCGTAGATGAAACCCGGACTGCAATTGCGGATTCTCGCTCGATTCGGACTAGCGCTCAGGCGCAAGGGATCACCTACTACACCACCATTAGTGCAGCGCGTGCGGTGATGGATGGTTTACTAGCATCTCAACATGGCGGAAATGAGTCGCTTGAGGTGTATTCCTTACAGAATTTACATCTCGTACTGAATTAATCTAAAATCAGGCCTTGCGCGATTGGCGCAAGGTAATCGATTCTTATTTAGGTTAGCGGTATGAGCACAATTCCCATTACTAAGCGCGGTGCAGAACTTCTCAAAGAAGAGTTGCATCGCCTCAAACACGTTGAACGTCCTTCAGTAATCAATGCGATCTCTGAAGCACGTGCACAGGGCGATCTCTCTGAAAACGCTGAATACGATGCTGCCAAAGAAAAACAAGGTTTCATTGAGGGTCGCATTCAGGAGCTAGAGAGCAAGTTATCCGCTGCACAAGTGATTGATCCTGCTTCTCTAGATATTACTGGCCGAGTGGTATTTGGTGCGACAGTCGATTTGGAAGA comes from Polynucleobacter paneuropaeus and encodes:
- the carA gene encoding glutamine-hydrolyzing carbamoyl-phosphate synthase small subunit produces the protein MLPSFPPAVLALADGTLFPGYSIGAPGETVGEVVFNTALTGYQEIITDPSYSRQIVTLTYPHIGNVGVNAQDAESTQIHAAGLVIKDLSKRVSNFRSEGSLEDYLIKSKVQGISGIDTRKLTRILRDKGAQSGAIVAGKLGDDIQVLGKKALQLAQSFPGMSGLDLAKVVTTKKSYPWREAEWELHGPDGKPAYRSLEQSKPLKKVVAYDFGVKFNILRMLAERGCDLTVVPAQTSAAEVLAMNPDGVFFSNGPGDPGPCDYAIAAAKEIIEKGVPTFGICLGHQIMGLAAGAKTLKMKFGHHGANHPVKDLDSGRVAITSQNHGFAVDPNTLPDTVRVTHISLFDGSLQGLAWKDKPALCFQGHPEASPGPHDIAYLFDRFVELMNASNKGGK
- the carB gene encoding carbamoyl-phosphate synthase large subunit, which translates into the protein MPKRSDIKSILIIGAGPIVIGQACEFDYSGAQACKALRDEGYKVILVNSNPATIMTDPEMADVTYIEPITWEVVERIIATEKPDAILPTMGGQTALNCALDLHRHGVLEKYGCELIGASPEAIDKAEDRQKFKEAMTKIGLGSAKSGIAHSLDEAHTVQQRIQQETGNSGFPVVIRPSFTMGGSGGGIAYNREEFEEICKRGLDLSPTHELLIEESLLGWKEFEMEVVRDRADNCIIVCSIENLDPMGVHTGDSITVAPAQTLTDKEYQIMRNASIAVLREIGVDTGGSNVQFSINPADGRMIVIEMNPRVSRSSALASKATGFPIAKIAAKLAVGYTLDELKNDITGGATPASFEPSIDYVVTKIPRFAFEKFPQADSRLTTQMKSVGEVMAIGRTFQESFQKALRGLEVGVDGLDEVSTDLDDIIQEIGEPGPDRIWYLADAFRMGMGLDEIYAETKVDPWFLEQIEELITTESELKQRKIDSLSAAELRFVKQKGFSDRRLAKLLGVDASSVRSARHRLKVTPVYKRVDTCAAEFATNTAYMYSTYEAEHGECESNPTNRDKIMVLGGGPNRIGQGIEFDYCCVHAALAMRDDGYETIMVNCNPETVSTDYDTSDRLYFEPLTLEDVLEIVAKEKPKGVIVQYGGQTPLKLALDLEKNGVPIIGTSPDMIDAAEDRERFQKLLQDLGLRQPPNRTARAEDEALKLAEEIGYPLVVRPSYVLGGRAMEIVHDGRDLERYMREAVKVSNDSPVLLDRFLNDAIECDVDCISDGKQVFIGGVMEHIEQAGVHSGDSACSLPPYSLSDETVAEIKRQTAAMAKGLNVIGLMNVQFAIQNVDGRDVIYVLEVNPRASRTVPFVSKATGLQLAKIAARCMVGQSLEQQGILAEVKPPYFSVKEAVFPFNKFPGIDPILGPEMRSTGEVMGVGKTFGEALFKSQLGAGTKLPKTGTVALTVKDSDKAKAVEVAKLLHQLGFPMVATKGTAAAIEAAGLPVRVVNKVKDGRPHIVDLIKNGEISLVFTTVDETRTAIADSRSIRTSAQAQGITYYTTISAARAVMDGLLASQHGGNESLEVYSLQNLHLVLN
- the greA gene encoding transcription elongation factor GreA, coding for MSTIPITKRGAELLKEELHRLKHVERPSVINAISEARAQGDLSENAEYDAAKEKQGFIEGRIQELESKLSAAQVIDPASLDITGRVVFGATVDLEDLEDGTKFTYQIVGDDEADIASNLISISSPIARALISKEEGDVVKVQAPGGNREVEILAVRYI